The Streptomyces camelliae genome window below encodes:
- a CDS encoding NUDIX domain-containing protein — translation MSETQHSTSNSAQGSHCSSCGAPYGEGVTGWPRTCPTCGTVAYRNPLPVAIALQPVYDTQGTALVVITRTVAPARGGTALPGGYVDDREDWKQAVVRELKEETGIDAAARDVRLVDAMSSPDGHLLLFGLLPERPADGLPPSGPTDETEGWQMLRRPEELAFPLHTVAVRAWFEGRYG, via the coding sequence GTGTCCGAAACTCAGCACTCAACTTCCAACTCTGCACAGGGCTCGCACTGTTCGAGCTGCGGAGCGCCCTATGGAGAGGGCGTGACCGGCTGGCCGCGCACCTGCCCGACCTGCGGGACCGTCGCCTACCGCAACCCGCTGCCGGTCGCGATCGCACTCCAGCCCGTGTACGACACCCAGGGCACGGCCCTGGTCGTCATCACCCGTACCGTCGCCCCCGCGCGCGGGGGCACGGCCCTGCCCGGCGGCTACGTCGACGACCGCGAGGACTGGAAGCAGGCCGTCGTCCGCGAGCTCAAGGAGGAGACCGGCATCGACGCGGCCGCCCGCGACGTGCGGCTCGTGGACGCCATGAGCTCGCCCGACGGTCACCTGCTGCTGTTCGGACTCCTCCCCGAACGGCCGGCCGACGGACTGCCGCCCTCCGGCCCCACGGACGAGACCGAGGGCTGGCAGATGCTGCGCCGCCCCGAAGAACTCGCCTTCCCGCTGCACACCGTGGCCGTACGGGCCTGGTTCGAGGGCCGGTACGGCTGA